In one Platichthys flesus chromosome 3, fPlaFle2.1, whole genome shotgun sequence genomic region, the following are encoded:
- the LOC133939924 gene encoding centrosomal protein of 128 kDa-like, with protein MAKNAWPNKLTAENANLKEPEGENALMEELEAEIVHLMELEADSPLEMLRAENAALKKQITIKHISRGEERKRMVEMLESSTSVLLKSKDELTSLNQLVESEKAKVKKLEKELRIMKISFKPKEEEVVSLNADLKLQEDKLRLYIHVNESRPKEIEEEHEEDVNSRLKEPEGENALLEELEADIVHLNEQEADNPLEKLRAENAALKKQITLKKMSWGEERKKMVEMLESSTSVLLKSKDELTSLIRLVESEKAKEKKLEKELRKMKMNVKVKEEEVISLNADLKLQEDKLQHCIRANEGRPEEIEEEHEEDVNCLLKEPEGENAHLEELEAEIVQLKELVADDPLEKLKAENAALKKQITNKKFSSGEERKKMVKVLLSSTSVLLKSKDELTSLIRLVESEKAKVKKLEIELRKMKMSFKLKEEEVFSLNADLKLQEDKLRHYILENEGRPEEIEELQKKIRYLDERWSIELEESPEKEIKLEDDIKLPIQQNIVIQALKTDSFSERVKKEKEKSGKEEKMERREKEEIEGTKRLPCFLFNLKIT; from the exons ATGGCTAAAAATGCCTGGCCGAATAAGCTGACGGCTGAAAACGCCAACCTGAAGGAGCCAGAGGGTGAAAACGCCCTCATGGAGGAGCTAGAGGCGGAAATCGTCCACCTGATGGAGCTTGAGGCTGATAGCCCCCTAGAGATGCTGAGGGCTGAAAACGCTGCTCTCAAAAAGCAGATCACCATCAAACATATTTccaggggagaagagaggaagaggatggtcGAGATGTTGGAGTCTTCTACCTCAGTTCTATTGAAGTCCAAAGACGAACTGACCAGCTTGAATCAGCTCGTGGAGTCTGAAAAAGCCAAAGTTaagaagctggagaaggagctcaGAATAATGAAAATTAGTTTTAAACCAAAAGAGGAAGAGGTCGTCTCCCTGAATGCAGACCTGAAGCTCCAGGAGGACAAGCTGCGGCTCTACATCCACGTAAATGAGAGCAGGCCCAAGGAAATagaggaggaacatgaggaGGATGTAAACTCCCGTCTGAAGGAGCCAGAGGGTGAAAACGCCCTCTTGGAGGAGCTAGAGGCGGACATAGTCCACCTGAATGAGCAGGAGGCTGATAACCCCCTGGAGAAGCTGAGGGCTGAAAACGCTGCTCTCAAAAAGCAGATCACCCTCAAAAAAATGTCttggggagaagagaggaagaagatggtcGAGATGTTGGAGTCTTCTACCTCAGTTCTATTGAAGTCCAAAGACGAACTGACCAGCTTGATTCGGCTCGTGGAGTCTGAAAAAGCCAaagagaagaagctggagaaggagctcaGAAAAATGAAGATGAACGTTAAAGTCAAAGAGGAAGAAGTCATCTCCCTGAATGCAGACCTGAAGCTCCAGGAGGACAAGCTGCAGCACTGCATCCGCGCGAATGAGGGCAGGCCCGAAGAAATagaggaggaacatgaggaGGATGTAAACTGCCTTCTGAAGGAGCCAGAGGGTGAAAACGCCCACCTGGAGGAGCTAGAGGCGGAAATCGTCCAACTGAAGGAGCTTGTGGCTGATGACCCCCTGGAGAAGCTGAAGGCAGAAAACGCTGCTCTCAAAAAGCAGATCACCAACAAAAAATTTTCCtcgggagaagagaggaagaagatggtcAAAGTGTTGTTGTCTTCTACCTCAGTTCTATTGAAGTCTAAAGATGAACTGACCAGCTTGATTCGGCTCGTGGAGTCTGAAAAAGCCAAAGTTAAGAAGCTGGAGATAGAgctcagaaaaatgaaaatgagtttTAAACTAAAAGAGGAAGAGGTCTTCTCCCTGAATGCAGACCTGAAGCTCCAGGAGGACAAGCTGCGGCACTACATCCTCGAAAATGAGGGCAGGCCCGAGGAAATAGAggagctgcaaaaaaaaattagatATCTAGATGAAAGGTGGTCCATCGAGCTCGAAGAGTCCCCAGAAAAGGAAATCAAGCTGGAGGATGACATTAAACTCCCGATCCAGCAGAACATTGTGATTCAG GCCTTGAAGACCGACAGCTTCTCGGAGAGGGtcaagaaggagaaagagaagagcgggaaggaggagaagatggagaggagagagaaggaagagattGAGGGGACGAAGAGGCTCCCTTGTTTTCTCTTCAACTTAAAAATCACCTAA
- the LOC133933638 gene encoding uncharacterized protein LOC133933638, translating to MKLTVIAALCLFLLFNIHLSMAKKRLGLNLFKKTPKTKTNVDTKSKGKQQFNQGSYPQQPDRPGGNPYQGGYPHQPGNPAGSYPAAGYPAHGYPYGGGYGGYGGHGGYPGGHMNYNPNNKIPSPHYGGSFGYGAHGVRGGSPFSHSVQGMGVYPQDRSRGFGRSAAMAAAGGAMAGMALGYGLGRFPRPHFPFHNPQEEYYYNHYMYRRYGVRSTDTNDYGRDYKYSQPPQTYDSFMDSCMKRTDLLPVENRKPKRNPAAVTTTTATSTATTTAAAPHTGGSNTTESNSSTAENTSTSSPSTQRPLDESEAKPVPPVPQALRKAASDEDDDEDTVSIVEIGYPALIGQMKARRCLELYMVYSDKYLKKMTQPGVDDGVQGLEMCLHGFLALVTSTIVMLLNSNVLTMLHFHLTVNMAKNAWPNKLTAENANLKEPEGENALMEELEAEIVHLMELEADSPLEMLRAENAALKKQITIKHISRGEERKRMVEMLESSTSVLLKSKDELTSLNQLVESEKAKVKKLEKELRIMKISFKPKEEEVVSLNADLKLQEDKLRLYIHVNESRPKEIEEEHEEDVNSRLKEPEGENALLEELEADIVHLNEQEADNPLEKLRAENAALKKQITLKKMSWGEERKKMVEMLESSTSVLLKSKDELTSLIRLVESEKAKEKKLEKELRKMKMNVKVKEEEVISLNADLKLQEDKLQHCIRANEGRPEEIEEEHEEDVNCLLKEPEGENAHLEELEAEIVQLKELVADDPLEKLKAENAALKKQITNKKFSSGEERKKMVKVLLSSTSVLLKSKDELTSLIRLVESEKAKVKKLEIELRKMKMSFKLKEEEVFSLNADLKLQEDKLRHYILENEGRPEEIEELQKKIRYLDERWSIELEESPEKEIKLEDDIKLPIQQNIVIQALKTDSFSERGKMKINPLSVLGLLLILFHTHSSLAKRGGGSFGKGFSAKKLPSWNRGNTNTGSKNNPGSNSRGGYPKQPGQTNQGGRPAYPGSYPRQQGGVGYPAHGSPYGRGYGGHGGYPGGYINQNPNNKILSPHYGGSFGYGGHGGRGGSPFSHSVRGMGVYPQDRSRGFGRSAAMAAAGGAMAGMALGYGLGRFPRPHFPFHNPQEEYYYNHYMYRRYGVRSTDTNDYGRDYRYSQPPQTYDSYMVSCMNRSDILPVKNRKPELNPAATTTTTAAVVSSAADTVTDNKTSDTNSTAEENYSTPSPSTPHPPNQPEARPGPPASPAVSDDEEEDDTVSMVEIGYPALIQQLKARRCLELYMVYSERYMKRETGGAEGLEMGYRGSLALVTSALLMLLNSNLLTLLH from the exons ATGAAACTGACTGTGATCGCTGCATTATgcctgtttcttcttttcaacaTTCATCTTTCCATGGCCAAGAAAAGACTTGGGCttaatctgtttaaaaagaCTCCCAAAACAAAAACCAATGTGGACACCAAGTCCAAGGGTAAACAACAGTTCAACCAAGGAAGTTACCCCCAGCAGCCGGACAGACCTGGAGGCAATCCTTACCAAGGAGGTTACCCCCATCAGCCGGGAAACCCAGCAGGAAGCTATCCAGCTGCTGGTTACCCTGCACATGGCTACCCATATGGAGGAGGCTATGGAGGGTATGGTGGTCATGGAGGGTATCCAGGTGGACACATGAACTACAACCCAAACAACAAAATCCCAAGCCCTCACTATGGAGGCAGCTTTGGATACGGGGCCCACGGTGTGAGGGGCGGCTCTCCCTTTTCCCACTCAGTTCAGGGGATGGGCGTTTATCCCCAAGATAGATCCAGAGGGTTTGGGCGCAGTGCAGCGATGGCAGCAGCTGGAGGCGCCATGGCAGGAATGGCCCTGGGCTACGGACTGGGGAGGTTCCCTCGCCCTCACTTCCCCTTCCACAACCCCCAGGAGGAGTACTACTACAACCACTACATGTACAGGAGATATGGTGTCAGGTCTACTGATACCAATGACTATGGCAGAGACTACAAGTACAGCCAACCCCCCCAGACCTACGACAGCTTCATGGACTCGTGCATGAAGAGAACAGACCTTCTGCCGGTGGAGAATCGAAAGCCAAAACGTAACCCAGCTGCTGTAACCACCACCACAGCAACTTCCACAGCCACCACAACAGCTGCTGCACCACATACTGGcggcagcaacacaacagagagcaacagcagcacagcagagaACACCTCGACCTCTTCACCTTCAACACAAAGGCCTCTTGATGAATCTGAAGCCAAACCTGTGCCTCCAGTTCCACAGGCTCTCAGAAAAGCAGCTTCTGATGAGGACGATGATGAAGATACAGTCAGCATTGTGGAGATCGGCTACCCGGCACTGATCGGACAGATGAAGGCAAGGAGGTGTTTGGAGCTCTACATGGTTTACTCTGATAAGTACTTGAAGAAAATGACACAGCCTGGCGTCGATGATGGGGTGCAGGGACTGGAGATGTGCTTGCATGGGTTTTTAGCTCTTGTCACCAGTACCATAGTGATGCTACTGAACAGCAATGTGCTAACAATGCTTcacttt CACCTGACAGTCAACATGGCTAAAAATGCCTGGCCGAATAAGCTGACGGCTGAAAACGCCAACCTGAAGGAGCCAGAGGGTGAAAACGCCCTCATGGAGGAGCTAGAGGCGGAAATCGTCCACCTGATGGAGCTTGAGGCTGATAGCCCCCTAGAGATGCTGAGGGCTGAAAACGCTGCTCTCAAAAAGCAGATCACCATCAAACATATTTccaggggagaagagaggaagaggatggtcGAGATGTTGGAGTCTTCTACCTCAGTTCTATTGAAGTCCAAAGACGAACTGACCAGCTTGAATCAGCTCGTGGAGTCTGAAAAAGCCAAAGTTaagaagctggagaaggagctcaGAATAATGAAAATTAGTTTTAAACCAAAAGAGGAAGAGGTCGTCTCCCTGAATGCAGACCTGAAGCTCCAGGAGGACAAGCTGCGGCTCTACATCCACGTAAATGAGAGCAGGCCCAAGGAAATagaggaggaacatgaggaGGATGTAAACTCCCGTCTGAAGGAGCCAGAGGGTGAAAACGCCCTCTTGGAGGAGCTAGAGGCGGACATAGTCCACCTGAATGAGCAGGAGGCTGATAACCCCCTGGAGAAGCTGAGGGCTGAAAACGCTGCTCTCAAAAAGCAGATCACCCTCAAAAAAATGTCttggggagaagagaggaagaagatggtcGAGATGTTGGAGTCTTCTACCTCAGTTCTATTGAAGTCCAAAGACGAACTGACCAGCTTGATTCGGCTCGTGGAGTCTGAAAAAGCCAaagagaagaagctggagaaggagctcaGAAAAATGAAGATGAACGTTAAAGTCAAAGAGGAAGAAGTCATCTCCCTGAATGCAGACCTGAAGCTCCAGGAGGACAAGCTGCAGCACTGCATCCGCGCGAATGAGGGCAGGCCCGAAGAAATagaggaggaacatgaggaGGATGTAAACTGCCTTCTGAAGGAGCCAGAGGGTGAAAACGCCCACCTGGAGGAGCTAGAGGCGGAAATCGTCCAACTGAAGGAGCTTGTGGCTGATGACCCCCTGGAGAAGCTGAAGGCAGAAAACGCTGCTCTCAAAAAGCAGATCACCAACAAAAAATTTTCCtcgggagaagagaggaagaagatggtcAAAGTGTTGTTGTCTTCTACCTCAGTTCTATTGAAGTCTAAAGATGAACTGACCAGCTTGATTCGGCTCGTGGAGTCTGAAAAAGCCAAAGTTAAGAAGCTGGAGATAGAgctcagaaaaatgaaaatgagtttTAAACTAAAAGAGGAAGAGGTCTTCTCCCTGAATGCAGACCTGAAGCTCCAGGAGGACAAGCTGCGGCACTACATCCTCGAAAATGAGGGCAGGCCCGAGGAAATAGAggagctgcaaaaaaaaattagatATCTAGATGAAAGGTGGTCCATCGAGCTCGAAGAGTCCCCAGAAAAGGAAATCAAGCTGGAGGATGACATTAAACTCCCGATCCAGCAGAACATTGTGATTCAG GCCTTGAAGACCGACAGCTTCTCGGAGAGG GGCAAGATGAAGATTAATCCATTATCTGTGCTGGGTCTGTTGCTAATCTTGTTTCACACCCATTCTTCACTGGCTAAGAGAGGAGGCGGCAGCTTTGGGAAAGGCTTCAGCGCCAAGAAGCTCCCATCATGGAATCGAGGCAACACTAATACCGGCAGCAAGAATAATCCAGGCTCCAACTCGAGGGGTGGATACCCCAAACAGCCGGGACAAACCAATCAAGGGGGCAGACCTGCGTATCCGGGCAGTTACCCTCGGCAGCAGGGTGGAGTGGGGTATCCAGCACATGGCTCCCCGTATGGAAGAGGTTATGGAGGTCATGGAGGGTATCCAGGTGGATATATCAACCAAAACCCAAACAACAAAATCCTGAGCCCTCACTATGGAGGCAGCTTTGGATACGGGGGCCACGGCGGTAGGGGGGGCTCTCCCTTTTCCCACTCAGTTCGAGGAATGGGCGTTTATCCCCAAGATAGATCCAGAGGGTTTGGGCGCAGTGCAGCGATGGCAGCAGCTGGAGGCGCCATGGCAGGAATGGCCCTGGGCTACGGGCTGGGGAGGTTCCCTCGCCCTCACTTCCCCTTCCACAACCCCCAGGAAGAGTACTACTACAACCACTACATGTATAGGAGATATGGTGTCAGGTCTACTGATACCAATGACTATGGCAGAGACTACAGGTACAGCCAACCCCCTCAGACCTACGACAGCTACATGGTCTCGTGCATGAACAGATCAGACATTCTGCCGGTGAAGAATCGAAAGCCAGAGCTCAACCcagctgccaccaccaccaccacagctgcTGTCGTCTCTTCAGCAGCAGACACTGTCACAGATAACAAGACGTCAGACACCAACAGCACTGCCGAGGAGAACTACTCGACCCCCTCACCTTCTACTCCTCACCCTCCTAATCAGCCTGAAGCCCGGCCCGGGCCTCCAGCTTCACCGGCCGTCAgtgacgatgaggaggaggacgacacAGTCAGCATGGTGGAGATCGGGTACCCGGCGCTGATCCAGCAGCTGAAGGCCCGCAGGTGTTTGGAGCTGTACATGGTTTACTCTGAAAGGTACATGAAGAGAGAGACCGGAGGGGCGGAGGGACTGGAGATGGGATACCGAGGGTCTTTAGCACTGGTCACCAGTGCTTTACTGATGCTACTGAACAGCAACCTGCTGACGCTGCTGCACTGA
- the letm2 gene encoding LETM1 domain-containing protein LETM2, mitochondrial has translation MAVFSHQVISAVTRSRGSYLLSKRNSCSSLSSKAYLHVDPPRHLLSSFPLRHSRYGYPHCYRGHALGRGHSSALLARSLHSSCFWLQDIKQEDTKAPLAADQDASSGTKKDPVSTAPQTQPPSAPTPASTTASTTTTTTAATAPPVQEKAVAKKSLYQRIVDEAKHYYNGFRLLGIDINIAGTMVWSLLHGQLLSRRERRRLMRTCADLFRLVPFILFIIVPFMEFLLPVFLKLFPEMLPSTFETESKKEEKQKKGLAAKLELAKFLQETIAEMARRNKAKAQTDDETQRFSTYVQKVRGTGEQPTTKDIVRFSKLFEDELTLEHLERPQLVALCKLLELQPIGTNNLLRFQLMMQLRTIKADDEMIAAEGVAAMSVSELQAACRSRGMRSLGLTTDQLRLQIQQWLDLHLKENVPPSLLLLSRAMYLTDLKPKPPVIPPVPKLEKASPAPVEIPGTSSASVSADMLADPALIIKDRSVEELRDMAPVISDKPLTAAEVLQAKAATEVSQKSKMSANGV, from the exons ATGGCGGTCTTCAGTCACCAGGTGATCTCAGCAGTCACTAGATCAAG GGGATCATATTTGTTATCCAAGAGGaacagctgctcctctctgtcctccaaaGCTTATCTCCACGTAGACCCTCCTCGCCACCTCTTGTCCTCATTCCCACTCAGGCATTCCCGCTATGGATACCCCCACTGTTACCGAGGCCACGCCCTCGGACGCGGCCACAGCTCCGCCCTTCTCGCCCGCTCGCTACACAGCTCATGTTTTTGGCTCCAGGATATAAAACAAGAGGACACTAAGGCCCCATTAGCTGCTGACCAGGATGCTTCTTCTGGGACGAAAAAGGACCCTGTGTCCACTGCTCCCCAGACCCAGCCTCCGTCAGCTCCCACTCCAGCATCCACCACCGCCAgcaccaccactaccaccacagCGGCCACTGCTCCTCCCGTGCAGGAGAAGGCAGTTGCGAAAAAGTCTCTGTATCAGAGGATCGTGGATGAGGCGAAGCATTACTACAATGGCTTCCGGCTACTTGGCATTGACATTAACATTGCAGGAACGATGGTGTGGAGTCTGTTACATGGACAACTGCTCTCAcgcagggagaggagaagg ctgatgAGGACCTGTGCAGACCTGTTCCGTTTGGTGccattcattttgtttatcatcGTTCCTTTCATGGAGTTTCTTCTGCCCGTGTTCCTTAAACTGTTCCCAGAGATGTTGCCCTCCACCTTTGAGACGGAATCCAAAAAG gaggagaagcagaagaaggGTCTGGCTGCGAAGCTCGAACTGGCCAAGTTTCTCCAAGAGACCATCGCTGAAATGGCCAGAAGAAACAAGGCTAAAGCTCAGACCGATGATGAAACCCAGCGCTTTTCCACATACGTTCAAAAG GTCCGAGGCACAGGCGAGCAGCCCACCACCAAGGACATTGTCCGGTTTTCAAAGCTGTTTGAGGACGAACTGACGCTGGAGCACCTGGAGCGCCCCCAGCTGGTGGCTCTGTGCaaactgctggagctgcagcccATCGGCACCAACAACTTGCTGCGTTTTCAGCTGATGATGCAGCTCAGGACCATCAAAGCAGACGATGAG ATGATTGCAGCAGAAGGCGTGGCAGCTATGAGTGTGTCAGAACTACAGGCAGCGTGTCGTAGTCGTGGGATGAGGTCTCTGGGTCTCACCACCGATCAGCTACGTCTGCAGATTCAGCAG TGGCTGGACCTGCACCTGAAGGAGAACGTtcctccatcactgctgctgctctccagggCCATGTACCTGACTGACCTCAAACCAAAACCCCCCGTCATCCCACCTGTTCCTAAACTAGAG aaagcttctcctgctcctgtaGAGATCCCAGGAACAAGCTCAGCCTCAGTCAGTGCGGACATGTTGGCCGACCCTGCTCTCATCATCAAAGACCGATCG gtggaggagctgagggacaTGGCTCCTGTGATCTCGGACAAACCACTGACAGCTGCTGAAGTTCTTCAG GCAAAGGCAGCGACAGAGGTTTCCCAGAAGAGCAAAATGAGTGCCAACGGTGTGTAA